The following are encoded in a window of Rosa chinensis cultivar Old Blush chromosome 4, RchiOBHm-V2, whole genome shotgun sequence genomic DNA:
- the LOC112199488 gene encoding FIP1[III]-like protein: protein MGSKVSGSDEDEDYSDSDSEEDLNIVLNNGGCKGIPFSVSGGGGMRIDEYEDEDEDALVPMKDCKYVWTQGFTCPSNGKANESVDLVSSMPFGVDQSQSSRVRDTPNPVVIRNRYGFRLPWYRTILDVDIESFEEKSWRCPEVDIIDYFNFDLNEDSWKEYCNSLEQLRQLKSTQYGMPGSSKFYQVYLNLFGVLSYYHKIV, encoded by the exons ATGGGTAGTAAAGTTTCGGGTtcggatgaggatgaggattacAGTGACAGTGACAGTGAGGAGGACCTGAATATAGTTTTGAACAATGGGGGCTGTAAAGGTATTCCCTTTTCGGTTTCAGGTGGAGGGGGCATGAGGATTGATGAATATgaagatgaggatgaggatgctCTTGTGCCCATGAAAGATTGCAAG TATGTATGGACTCAAGGATTTACTTGTCCAAGCAATGGAAAAGCCAATGAGTCTGTGGATTTGGTGTCGTCCATGCCGTTTGGAGTAGACCAGTCGCAGAGTAGTCGTGTTCGTGATACACCAAATCCAGTGGTGATTCGAAATAGATATGGTTTTCGACTTCCTTGGTATAG GACCATACTGGACGTGGATATTGAATCATTTGAGGAGAAGTCATGGAGGTGTCCTGAAGTTGATATAATAGAttacttcaattttgatttgaaCGAGGACAGCTGGAAAGAGTACTGCAACTCCCTG GAACAACTTCGGCAGCTAAAATCCACACAGTATGGCATGCCTGGCTCTTCAAAATTTTATCAGGTCTATTTGAATCTTTTTGGAGTCTTATCATATTACCACAAAATTGTTTAA